The DNA window accctgaagagccatcccttgaatttctgagggagagggagaggacgaagctcttctttcgggagctgactgaggctggtctctccaggcagactcaggtcaactacatgaagagcctgaagaggttggtagcatgtagatttttaacagtattttgtaggtttgtgttgtattgtcgtatctgttttcttcaaggaagttcagtcctcccactattgtcatggtggcatgtacaagtttatgtacatatggatacttacatacatgtccttcctctgacagattcctcaagtaccacaccgtggccaccgacctccggcgtgacaacattgccttgtggaatgaggcaatgttcttcgtggagtacctgggctcactccagcagagctctgcaaagttggtgagtaaggagatgacgcaaaggaggtaagttcaactgtcaacacccgttaaattccatattatgatttgattatacatctcctctactgtgtttaacacactcatgatgtttttttttatctccctcactgctcctggagtgcactgcatggagaagcagagccattttacattgtgagcacattttattaaaatgtgtactgtattgattaggattgacagtaattgaattttcttctcccacccacatagtcatgtcattctcacggggatgagcccagagaagagtccagaggactgctgggccgtgctgagggctgccaagaacgacttcttggcagtccttggcaaggtgtatccagaggagatgcccctggagtgtgcagagtgctgccttgtcctctactacctggaggccacggtgattctgaagcatctccagccaccaggcgtggtggagcacatgaccgtaagtgttgtattctttttgtcttcacttttcctttttgccgatactcttatttatcagtgggacatcattgtattgtgtaggtccaggagtggatgaccaggagcacgtccgaggccgaccatacggtgattgtggtgaaggaacacaagacgtcggcgcagcaagcggccacgtttgcattgtcctctgaggaggagacggtaagtatatcaagtttgataagatttattccatagtttatttcaagagcagcgatttaatctgttttcctctgccaacagtggttcgacatctacttcacccaggtacggccacagctcctgagctccaagaggagccggacgacactggatgacctgggaggagacaaacggttcttcgtctccaccgcaggcaggccggcgttcaacgcttcgaatgacctcaaccggctgcaccaaaagtgagctgatcgtcatgattaattccccctataatatgttctacatacgtgttgtgtgagacgtattaataaatgtatttttgtatttgatacaagctggatccagtcacctaccagacggcccggcgcatctttgagacggccaccaaggacttgacggactaagagaagtccttggtggccgattacctcactcattccactgcgacggctgacgagcactaccggatgaagcagtcgcggaatgtggtgctggccagtaagctgctgaagaagctggcaggtgactcaaggtaggcatgttttctgtttgtcaacacacttaccaacatcaagacacacaaccaaagccctcaccactgaacactaaccttaaacgtttgtgggtttttttaaattttttttatttttatatttatctcagcgctgactccgcagaggaaggacccagctgttctgcccgtggtgccgcacgggatgctgctctggcatccaaccaacagatggatgtccaggcagcgttcgatcagctccttcggacccaccccgtgaccctggatggcgacatcccagacaagacagcacgctcgcagacgtcgggccggtttcagcggcagctctatgatcgctggctgaaggcccagatgaggatgcgcgtacggcatgtcttgtgtgagtattgtttgtagcactaatgacattttttactgtgaaacggtcctatctacataggcttcttaactaacaacaatttactttgttcttgacagcacactttggcagacggcagcccaccgagtcccgggtcgacgcttggatcaggaaccaaggctggaaaagtaacgttcccagcgcggccagcgttctgaaggactggagaccagtgggttcggtggacactgccatggactctagccacatccaggagctcatccacaaccagaagtggaagggacttgtggtgatggacattgcggggaaggggaagggagtctgcgccacccggcagttccaggctggtgaggtggtgtgtgactaccacgggccggtagtcacagccactgagggccagcggattcactcatcgacgaaggaagaagaatctggctacatgttcttcttccggaacagccataagtctgagtgtgcctgtcacccgggcatacagccttttggccggctgattaatcattcccataagaaggccaacctccggccaagactgtacactgtaaaaaatccAACTTCCAAAAAGTTTGAATATCTTAAATCTGTTAGTTAACTGGACAATAAAACTCAAAAAAATTGACTCAATAAGTGGAAATAAGTTGGTTCAAAAATTGTCTGACCAACTTAATTTGAACTGTTGACTGGATATGCACATGTAAGTTTACAAGCACATGTTGGTTTGATAGTTGGCGCATGCGCGCTGTAACATGCGTACGTTGACGCTCACATGGAATGATAGCGCCATTTTGATCGTCAGTCAAACCTGCAGCGAGAGATCACGACGAACTTGAAATTTTAAAACGTCATTGTTCAAAGTAAGTAGCTTTTTccttttattatatttattatgttGTTAAAGTGTTTGTAAAACATTAGTGTGATCATTAAGCATTTTTGCGACATGCAAAGATATCTACTGTTACACGTTTTAATGCCAGTAAAATGTATAATTGTGTGTTTTGACCTGATTTTGAAAATCATAATTAAGAAATATAGTGTCACTGGTCaagtttattattttaaagcaaGTCTGCATGATCGTTCtaataagaagaaatatgtcgTAATCCCGATTTTATGTCTTGCAAATCTAACTTCGTGGTTTGCAGTCCTGGCTTTATTTACCACAGTTAACGGAAATAATGTGTGATTTGTCATATAGACTGCAATCGTGTTACATCTCAGAAAAAGAATGCTAAAGTGGACAGTTAACACCATTAGTTTAACATATACACCGCACTCGATAGAGGCACACATGAATCTATTATATGGACGCGACGCTACAAATGTCTGGTTCTTAATGGGTTTATTGTCTTTTGTCGAGCCGCTGTTGAGTCCGGTGAAGACATGGTGTAAGACACTGTGTAATGAGCCTAAAACTCTTCTTTTACAATGCGCGCATTTTGCCCACCACCcctgatgcaaaaaaaaagccatCCAGTTAGATATTTGACATTTTAGATTACTGTCAAGAGTTGCTGCTACACAGAATGGCCGAATGGTGTTGACGAAGCACAGAAAACGAACTTCATTCTAGCATTAAACACAAGAGTCGTAAGCAGCACTGAGAAATGGGTAAAAACGCAGTACTGGTCTAGGCCGTTTTGTAACATGAACAATAAATCTGTATCACAAGAACACCAGTATTATCATGCAAGTTAaactttcattattttttaagaattaacatgacatttttgaaaaaattaataaataaatactggtGTTCTGTTTGTGATAGAATAATTGTCCACGTTACCAACAGACCTAGATAAGTGTAGTATTTTGACCTACTGTATATACTGCTAATATTGTATACGATAttcatctttattatttttgtattctTTCTGGAAAATAAGTTTTAGATTGTTGGTGTACAATATATTGCATAGTGTACACcaaatatattgcattatattacatttatacattatatGCCTGTACACCATAGGATAACATACATTGGTCAGCAATAGccataaacacacatacagcttATTTAGTG is part of the Paramormyrops kingsleyae isolate MSU_618 chromosome 25, PKINGS_0.4, whole genome shotgun sequence genome and encodes:
- the LOC140583095 gene encoding uncharacterized protein isoform X2, encoding MKQSRNVVLASKLLKKLAGDSSADSAEEGPSCSARGAARDAALASNQQMDVQAAFDQLLRTHPVTLDGDIPDKTARSQTSGRFQRQLYDRWLKAQMRMRVRHVLSHFGRRQPTESRVDAWIRNQGWKSNVPSAASVLKDWRPVGSVDTAMDSSHIQELIHNQKWKGLVVMDIAGKGKGVCATRQFQAGEVVCDYHGPVVTATEGQRIHSSTKEEESGYMFFFRNSHKSECACHPGIQPFGRLINHSHKKANLRPRLYTVKNPTSKKFEYLKSVS